A window of Juglans regia cultivar Chandler chromosome 7, Walnut 2.0, whole genome shotgun sequence contains these coding sequences:
- the LOC109018113 gene encoding uncharacterized protein LOC109018113, with the protein MEDMVMAKGSQGQEGQEGMVMAGDIKMGMGMVLKEKGIMEEAPAMKGVDIVMISTAMVEEEEDMMVVVDLVVVMVVVRAVVTVVGMAVGTAVGMVVGVVGIKDIRSASSSPISTYN; encoded by the exons ATGGAGGACATG GTCATGGCGAAGGGCAGCCAGGGCCAGGAGGGCCAGGAGGGCATGGTCATGGCGGGGGACATCAAGATGGGCATGGGCATGGTCCTAAAGGAGAAGGGCATCATGGAGGAGGCCCCGGCCATGAAGGGGGTGGACATCGTGATGATCAGCACGGCcatggtggaggaggaggaggacatgatggtggtggtggaccTGGTGGTCGTCATGGTGGTGGTGAGGGCGGTGGTCACGGTGGTGGGCATGGCGGTGGGCACGGCGGTGGGCATGGTGGTGGGCGTGGTGGGCATTAAAGATATCAGATCAGCTTCCTCCTCGCCAATATCTACGTATAATTAA